In Candidatus Binatus sp., the following proteins share a genomic window:
- a CDS encoding glycine zipper domain-containing protein — MRKHAIATGTFAVAALSLVAGCSGTPLSTREEGTLGGAGIGAATGAIIGAAVGAPLAGAAIGAAAGGVGGFAIGNAMQNQETANQQTQTQVQQQQQELEQQRQQIQQLKTQQETE, encoded by the coding sequence ATGCGCAAACATGCAATTGCGACAGGTACATTCGCCGTTGCCGCGCTTTCCCTTGTCGCCGGATGCTCCGGGACGCCGCTTTCCACGCGTGAGGAAGGCACCCTGGGCGGCGCGGGTATCGGCGCCGCCACCGGCGCGATTATTGGGGCCGCGGTCGGCGCGCCGCTGGCAGGCGCTGCTATCGGCGCCGCGGCGGGAGGGGTAGGCGGCTTTGCGATCGGCAACGCGATGCAGAATCAGGAGACCGCCAACCAGCAGACCCAGACACAGGTCCAGCAGCAGCAACAGGAATTGGAACAGCAGCGTCAACAGATTCAGCAATTGAAGACACAGCAGGAAACCGAATAG
- a CDS encoding glycine zipper domain-containing protein, whose translation MRTNVASLIKGLLVAIAIVAVMGCSGQPLSTREKGTFIGTGVGAATGAIIGAAVGAPLAGAAIGGGIGALGGYVVGNEMQNQETTNAQTQTQIQSQQKQIENQQQQIQQLKSQSETE comes from the coding sequence GTGCGGACAAATGTGGCGTCGTTAATTAAAGGTCTGCTCGTGGCGATCGCGATTGTGGCGGTCATGGGATGCTCGGGACAGCCACTCTCGACACGTGAGAAGGGCACGTTCATCGGCACCGGAGTCGGAGCCGCAACCGGCGCGATCATTGGCGCCGCGGTCGGGGCGCCGCTGGCAGGGGCCGCGATCGGCGGCGGTATCGGCGCGCTTGGCGGATACGTGGTCGGCAACGAGATGCAGAATCAGGAAACCACCAACGCTCAAACTCAGACGCAGATTCAATCGCAGCAAAAGCAGATCGAAAATCAGCAACAGCAGATTCAGCAATTGAAGAGCCAGAGCGAAACCGAATAG